The Planococcus halocryophilus nucleotide sequence TCGAATACAATCAGCTTTTCTAAACTCTTTATCTATAAAGAATCAAGAACTGCACGTTTCCATGAGTATCGGTATAGCTGTCTATCCCGATAACGGAAACACAACAAGCGAATTGTTAAAACACGCCGACAGCGCCATGTATAGCGCAAAGGCAAAAGGCAAAAATAACTACCAGTTTTTCTCGGACGATATGTCACTCATTGTTTCTCGAAAAATAGCACTCGAAAACGAGCTTCGACGCGCACTGACAAACAAAGAATTCCTCCTACATTACCAGCCACAGTTTAATGCTCATACAGGAGAAATTACGGGCATGGAAGCATTGGTTCGCTGGCAGATTACAGATGGAGAGATTATTTCTCCTGCTAACTTTATCCCTTTGGCAGAGGAAACTCGTTTGATCCTTCCACTAGGAGAATGGGTTCTCAATACAGCTTGTGAACAGGTCAAAATATGGCACGATGCAGGGCATTCTCACCTGAAGTTGGCCGTGAACTTGTCCCCTCTTCAATTTTTGGATGACGACTTACTGGATATGGTCGGACGTGCATTAGATCAGACCGGATTTCCAGCATCTTCGTTAGAGTTAGAAATCACAGAAAACGTGGCAGTTGATGATATCGATTTAGCCTTACTGCGCATGCAAGCCTTAAAAGAGCTTGGTGTTAATCTTGCTATTGATGATTTTGGTACGGGTTATTGTTCATTAAGCTACTTAAAAAAATTCCCGCTTACTAATTTAAAAATTGCTCAGTCGTTTGTGCGAGATATGGCGATTAACCCTCATGATGAAGCACTTGTCGAAGCAATGGTGTTAATCGGTCATAAACTCAATATGTCCGTCATTGCAGAAGGTGTAGAAACCGAAGAGCAACTAGCATTATTAAAAGAGCTTGGTTGCGACGAAATTCAAGGCTACCTATTCAGTAAACCACTCACTACCGATCATTTTTCTCAGCTCTTGTCGAAAGAATTTGCAACTAAAAATCCGGTCTATTGAAAACCAAGGTTTTGCTAGTAAATAAACCCGGCAACCTATGAAAGGTTGCCGGGTTTATTTATTGTTATCCGATTTCAAAATTTTTTTTAGCACAAACCGCGACTGTATGAAACTGCCTCGAATTCGGACCTTTTACGACTCTTGTTTCGATGAAACCTGTCTTTTCCATAAGCGGAACCATTTGTTCATCTATTAACTGATTTATCCCTGCCCATGACTCCCCATTTTTGCCATTACAAAGCGTAATAACGCAAGTGCCTCCTGAATTTAACACTCGATGTATTTCTGATATCGTAGCAGATAGTTCTTCCCAAAAGTAAATGCTGTGAATGCTAACTATTTTATCGAACTGCGTTTCTTCAAACGGTAAAAAATTCACATCCCCTTGCACCAATTCGGCTCGATTATTCTGCAATGCTTTTCTATTTCGGATGGCAGCTGATCGAATGACAGCTGGTGAAATGTCCAACCCCACTACTTTGTTTACGGAATCGTACTCTAAAATAAGCTTCATCGCATATCCTGAACCGCACCCAAGCTCTAAAATACGATTTCCTTGTTGAAGATCTAGTAATTCAATTGTCCAAAGTGTTTCAGGTTTGTGTTGCCAGACCATCTTTTCACCAAAATACGTTCCGATCCATCCTTTTGGGAATTTGTATTGTTGATCTACAAATGCTTGAATCTTATCTTTCAGCTTCATAATTCACCCACTTCTTTTAAAAATTTTGTAGTGTAGGTAATTCGCTAAGTGTATTATTCTTCCCTTCTAACATCTCATCATACAAATCCCATCAATTCTTTTACTTTGTCTTTATTCTCCTTTGACGTAACCATTTCAAGTAGTCTAAAAGCCACTTCAAAAGCCGTTCCAGGGTTTGAAGAAGTGATAATGTGATCATCACAGACAATTCGCTGGTCGATTACTTGAACATCGTATTGTTTTAATTGATCGCGCCGTTTACTTGTCGGGTGATCGTAAGTTGTGGCTCTTTTGTTTTTCAAAACACCGCTATGTGCCACCATCAATGCAGCGACACAAATCGAAGCAATCGGTTTTTTATGTGCATCAAAATAACGAACTACTTCTTGAAAATCTTCGCTAAATGCGTCTTCATAAAATCCTGCTTCTTCAAAACCACCGGGAATCGCTAGAGCATCAAATTCTTCTAACAAAATGTCATACAGTTGCTGCTCCGGAATCACTTGAAAGTTCCACGTACATTGCAACTGGGGGTGCTTTCCGACAGTCACCACTTCTGTAGAACCATCGCCTTCCCACTTGTTCCATCCCATTACATCCGTGAAAACACTTGCTTCAGAAGCTTCAAATCCATTGGCTAAGAGTAATAATATCTTTGTCATAGAGCACCTCTCCTTTATACTAGATTGTATAGGATCGTTAAGTTTCTACAAATGACTTTATAAAAGTAAAAGAATGACCTGAACTATACAATTGTATAATTCAGGTCATTTTTCATATCAATTTATCCCTCAATTACTTGCTTAGGCTTCCGCACAAGCACCATAATACCAGCAATCAGGTAGAAAATTCCTGCTAAAATACCGGCTCCGCCACTCACAAATGCAACAATCACCGCTGTTGCGATAAAGATGATTCCTGCGACTACCGGTTTTTTATTGCCTTTAAGCAAGACCATCGCGACAATTCCTAAAATGATAGCTACTACTGAAGCAACCGTGAGAAACCATCCTCCCGTACCTAGCATATCTAGCATTTCCTCAAAATCGCCCATACCCAGATCCGGATTTTCTGTAGCCATTTCATTAAACGACTCTTCCATGATCCCTCTATTGTTTTGAAGCCAAATCATCATGCCGCCAATTACTGCGGTAAACGCGTAACCCAGCGCCCCGATAATTGCTAATACCATTTCTGCTGTTCTTTTCATACTACTCCTCCTCAAGTTTGGTTTATTGTCCTGCGATGTCGCGTTTTGTAAATGCGGTCCATGCTGCACCTAAGAATACGATAAAGTAAACGACTAACACAACCACTGAAAACGTTAAGGTCATGCTTTCATTCAACGGCATACCACCGTCCATATACTGTTTTAAGTTGGTGTTGGCAAATAAAATATATTTCGACCATTCGTATTGTGCTAAGAACGCGACAATCGCATTGCCTGCCATCATTAAGAAAATCGCCAAGCCAATTGCCATTCCGCTGCTTCTGAAAATCGCAGAAATCATAAACGCAAAAGTCGCCATCATCACCAGCGTCACTAGACTCAATCCGTATGCTTCCACAATTTCACCAAATACACCGGTTTGCGCAAAGCCTGCTGATTGCTGCTGAATGATCAATGGATTCAGGCCATTCAAGCCAAAAAGAATCGCTCCCACAATCCACGAAGTTACTAATAAGAAAATAAGCAAAGTAAGTGCGAAAATCAATACCGAGACATATTTAGAGAATAAAATCTTGGTTCTGGAAATCGGACGAATTAATAATAACTTAATCGTTCCCCACTTAAATTCATTCGAAATTATACCTGCTGCCACAACAATGGTAAACAAGCTAATTAGTGATGACAAGAAACTGTTTTCTAATACATACTCCCATCCATCATAAGGTTTGGGTTTAATATTGTTTTCTAAATAGTAGTTATTTTCTTCAATGATTGGTTGATTGGTGTATTGAATAAATTCATCATCTTTCATCTCAGCGGTTAGCTGTGCGTTTTCTTCTTGAAGTTCTGCTTGCCAGTTGTCGCCGTATTCCTTAAAGTCGGCTTCTTCCCCCATAAACTTGGTTAAAAATCCGCCACCGATGGCAATCGCTAGTATGACAATAAACATGACCCACGTTGACTTTTGGGCATACAATTTTATTTGTTCGTTCCAGATTAAGTTCATAAAATTACTCAATGGTATTCTCTCCAATCAAGTCAAAGAATTTATCTTCCAATGTGGCTTGCAACACACGAACGCCGTAGATGCTGATCCCTTGTTCGACTAATTTTTTCAAAATAGCTGGAATTTCTTCACGCTTGACCGACAGCGAAAGTTCTTTCGCGGTCACTCCAATTTTGTTTGCTAATTGGGTTTCCAAATACGTTTTAGCAGGCGCTAGCGGTTCTACTTCGATATAAACTTCTTGTAACGACTCTTCATTTCCAACGTTCTGTACTCGTTCAATGGCAACCAATTCACCATTTTTGATGATGCCGATTCGGTCACACATTAATTCGATTTCCGACAGCAAATGACTAGAAACGATGACTGCAACATTTTCTTTTTCCGCTAAATTACGTATGTATTTACGAATCTCTCGAATACCTGATGGGTCTAGTCCGTTAGTAGGCTCATCTAATATTAATATCGACGGCCGGTGCAACAACGCTTGTGCAATCCCGAGACGTTGGCGCATACCTAGTGAATATCGTCCTGCTTTTTCGTGAATGGCGTTACCTAAACCGACCAGTGAAACCACTTCGTTCATGCGCGCTTCTGTCACGCCATTTACCATCCGCGCGTATTGCTGCAAGTTTTTCCAGCCGCTTAAAAATGGATACATCTCCGGATTTTCCACAATTGCACCTACATGCTGAATCGCATTTTTGAAATCTGTTTTGATGCTTTTTCCTTCGATCAACACATCACCTTCAGTAATGTCGATCAAGCCCACCATCATGCGGATCGTGGTCGTCTTGCCCGCTCCGTTTGGTCCTAAAAACCCGAACACTTCGCCTGCCTGGATCTCAAAATCCAGTCCTTTAATAATCGGTTTTTTCCCAATCGTCTTTTTTAACTTCACCAATTGCATTGCTGGTTTAGACATACACTCGCCCCCATAAATTATCTTTCCTCCTAACTTTACGAACAGGAAGACAAATAGTTCCTTTAAATGGGAAATGAGATATAATATCAAAAAATTAATAAAAATAATTCTGCCGATTACGTTCATCGACAGAATTCTTTTTTGTGCAATCTTCAGTTTTATTGTTCGAGTATTTCTTCGATTTCATTCTTAATCACTGACACTTGAGGTCCATACACAACTTGTACACCTGTACCGTTCATAATGACCCCTTTGCTACCAGTCGCAGGAAATGAGTTTTTCTTTACAAGTTCAGGATCTTTAACTGTTACACGCAATCGAGTCGCGCAGTTATCAAGGTCTATTATATTCTCTTGTCCTCCAAATGCCTCGATGATCGTATGTGGACGGCTAGTTTGCACATCAATCGAATCGCTAACCGCCGGCTCTTCTATTTTTTCATCTTCGCGTCCCGGAGTTTTAAAGTTGAATTTTATTATCAAGAATTTGAATACGAAATAATACATAAAAAACCATACAATCCCAATGGGAATCACATACATCCAGTTTGTCTTCTCATTACCCTGTAAAATACCAAATAAGATAAAGTCGATGAAACCACCAGAGAAAGTCTGTCCAATTGTTATATTGAAAATATCGGCCATCATGAATGCAAGACCATCAAAAATTGCATGTACTACGTACAAAATTGGCGCAATAAATAGGAAAGAAAACTCAAGAGGTTCCGTAATTCCCGTTAAAAATGAAGTTAATGCTGCGGATAACATGAGTCCGCCTACAATTTTGCGATTTTCAGGTTTCGACGTATGATAGATTGCTAATGCAGCTCCTAACAAACCAAACATCATCGTGATAAAACGTCCGGACATAAAGCGAGATGTTCCTTCATAGAAATGAGTAGTTGATGGGTCGCTCAACTGTGCGAAGAATATATTCTGCGTTCCTTGAACTAGCTGTCCACCAATCTCGAGTGAACCCCCGATTCCCGTTTGCCAAAATGGCAGATAGAATATATGATGCAACCCAAAAGGACCAAGCATCCGGAGGATAAAACCATAAATGAATGTACCAATTACGCCAGTTGCGTTAACTAAACCGCCCGCTTGCGTAATCAAACTTTGGAATAACGGCCAAATAAAATACATCGCCGTTCCTAAAAGAATTGCTGAGAATGCAGTGACAATTGGTATAAAACGAGAACCCCCAAAGAACCCAAGATATTGTGGCAACTCAATCTTATTAAATCGATTATGCAAGAGTCCGGTCATAATACCGACCATAATTCCCCCAAACACCCCCATCTCAAGCGTTTGAATTCCAAGTGCCATTCCTTGTCCAGCGCCAGATAAAGCTTCTGTCACCAGTTCATCATTAATGATCAAAATACCATTAATCGATGCGTTCATCACAAGGTACCCAATTAATGCAGCAAGACCCGCAGTCCCTTTGTCTGAACGTGCTAAACCAATAGCAATTCCTACTGCAAAAATAACGGGTAAGTTCGCAAAAATAATACTGCCTGCACTACTCATGATCGTAAATATCGCCTGTAGGAATGCGATATCTAAAAATGGATATGTACTTACCGTATTAGGATTTGATAGAGACCCACCAATCCCAAGTAGCAAACCTGCTGCGGGTAATATTGCAATTGGCAACATAAATGACTTCCCAAACTGCTGTGCTTTTCCAAATAGATTCTTCAATTTACGTACCTCCCTACTCATCTTTAACAACTAGATCGATGATTTTTTCAGAAAGAAAAAAGAGTATCTTCAGTCTTTTCAGGATTTCATAGATCTCATTTTCATCCGAAAAAATTAGAGAGACACTCTTTTCAAGGTTTTCAGTGCTTACTTAAAGAGCTGATAGTTATGTTTAATGGTTGAAACTCTTAAAAGTATTTCGCTGCCATTGTCTTCGCAACTTCTACTTTTTCTTCCGTAAGCTCTTTCATTGGCTGACGGCAATAACCTGCGTCGACGCCTTTTTCTTTTAAGATTTCTTTCAACGTCTGGTAAAGACCATTGTTTAAGAGTTCCGTGATGAAATCATTTGTTTCGTGTTGGATTTCACGTGCTTTTGTAATTTCACCTTTGTTGGCCAGTTCGTAAATTTCACGTGCACGTTGTCCGTTAACGTTGAACGTACTACCAATTGCACCGTCAACACCAAGAACAGCTGCTGAAAGAAGCATCTCATCAAATCCTGCATATAGTAATTTATCAGGGAATGTCTTTCTCATTCGCTCTAATAGATAGAAGTCACCTGCCGTGAATTTCACTCCAATGATTTTTTCGTTTTCAAAAAGCTCAGCAAATTGATCAATGCTAATATTTACGCCAGTTAAGAACGGAATTGAGTAAATGATCATTTTATTGTCTACTGAATTGATGATGGTGTTGTAGTAGTTTTTAATTTCTTCAAAGTCAAATTTATAGTAAAACGGTGTGACTGCAGAAAGCGCATCATAGCCTAAATCAGTTGCGTATTTAGCAAGTTCAAGCGATTCTTTCAAATTGATTGAACCCACTTGTGCGATCAACTTGACTCGATCTTTTACTTCGTCTTTTACTATACGGAAAATTTCTTTCTTTTCTTCGGTGGAAATCATGAAGTTTTCCCCTGTGCTACCGTTTACGTATAAACCGTCTACTTTTGTAACATCGAGATTGTACCGAATAATTTCGCGTAATCCTTTTTCATTGATTTCTCCGTCTTTATCGTAAGACACCATTAACGCCGTAAATAAGCCTTTCATCTAATGACCGCTCCC carries:
- a CDS encoding class I SAM-dependent methyltransferase produces the protein MKLKDKIQAFVDQQYKFPKGWIGTYFGEKMVWQHKPETLWTIELLDLQQGNRILELGCGSGYAMKLILEYDSVNKVVGLDISPAVIRSAAIRNRKALQNNRAELVQGDVNFLPFEETQFDKIVSIHSIYFWEELSATISEIHRVLNSGGTCVITLCNGKNGESWAGINQLIDEQMVPLMEKTGFIETRVVKGPNSRQFHTVAVCAKKNFEIG
- a CDS encoding DJ-1/PfpI family protein, with translation MTKILLLLANGFEASEASVFTDVMGWNKWEGDGSTEVVTVGKHPQLQCTWNFQVIPEQQLYDILLEEFDALAIPGGFEEAGFYEDAFSEDFQEVVRYFDAHKKPIASICVAALMVAHSGVLKNKRATTYDHPTSKRRDQLKQYDVQVIDQRIVCDDHIITSSNPGTAFEVAFRLLEMVTSKENKDKVKELMGFV
- a CDS encoding DUF4064 domain-containing protein produces the protein MKRTAEMVLAIIGALGYAFTAVIGGMMIWLQNNRGIMEESFNEMATENPDLGMGDFEEMLDMLGTGGWFLTVASVVAIILGIVAMVLLKGNKKPVVAGIIFIATAVIVAFVSGGAGILAGIFYLIAGIMVLVRKPKQVIEG
- a CDS encoding ABC transporter permease, with protein sequence MSNFMNLIWNEQIKLYAQKSTWVMFIVILAIAIGGGFLTKFMGEEADFKEYGDNWQAELQEENAQLTAEMKDDEFIQYTNQPIIEENNYYLENNIKPKPYDGWEYVLENSFLSSLISLFTIVVAAGIISNEFKWGTIKLLLIRPISRTKILFSKYVSVLIFALTLLIFLLVTSWIVGAILFGLNGLNPLIIQQQSAGFAQTGVFGEIVEAYGLSLVTLVMMATFAFMISAIFRSSGMAIGLAIFLMMAGNAIVAFLAQYEWSKYILFANTNLKQYMDGGMPLNESMTLTFSVVVLVVYFIVFLGAAWTAFTKRDIAGQ
- a CDS encoding ABC transporter ATP-binding protein, coding for MSKPAMQLVKLKKTIGKKPIIKGLDFEIQAGEVFGFLGPNGAGKTTTIRMMVGLIDITEGDVLIEGKSIKTDFKNAIQHVGAIVENPEMYPFLSGWKNLQQYARMVNGVTEARMNEVVSLVGLGNAIHEKAGRYSLGMRQRLGIAQALLHRPSILILDEPTNGLDPSGIREIRKYIRNLAEKENVAVIVSSHLLSEIELMCDRIGIIKNGELVAIERVQNVGNEESLQEVYIEVEPLAPAKTYLETQLANKIGVTAKELSLSVKREEIPAILKKLVEQGISIYGVRVLQATLEDKFFDLIGENTIE
- a CDS encoding PTS transporter subunit EIIC, giving the protein MKNLFGKAQQFGKSFMLPIAILPAAGLLLGIGGSLSNPNTVSTYPFLDIAFLQAIFTIMSSAGSIIFANLPVIFAVGIAIGLARSDKGTAGLAALIGYLVMNASINGILIINDELVTEALSGAGQGMALGIQTLEMGVFGGIMVGIMTGLLHNRFNKIELPQYLGFFGGSRFIPIVTAFSAILLGTAMYFIWPLFQSLITQAGGLVNATGVIGTFIYGFILRMLGPFGLHHIFYLPFWQTGIGGSLEIGGQLVQGTQNIFFAQLSDPSTTHFYEGTSRFMSGRFITMMFGLLGAALAIYHTSKPENRKIVGGLMLSAALTSFLTGITEPLEFSFLFIAPILYVVHAIFDGLAFMMADIFNITIGQTFSGGFIDFILFGILQGNEKTNWMYVIPIGIVWFFMYYFVFKFLIIKFNFKTPGREDEKIEEPAVSDSIDVQTSRPHTIIEAFGGQENIIDLDNCATRLRVTVKDPELVKKNSFPATGSKGVIMNGTGVQVVYGPQVSVIKNEIEEILEQ
- a CDS encoding N-acetylneuraminate lyase yields the protein MKGLFTALMVSYDKDGEINEKGLREIIRYNLDVTKVDGLYVNGSTGENFMISTEEKKEIFRIVKDEVKDRVKLIAQVGSINLKESLELAKYATDLGYDALSAVTPFYYKFDFEEIKNYYNTIINSVDNKMIIYSIPFLTGVNISIDQFAELFENEKIIGVKFTAGDFYLLERMRKTFPDKLLYAGFDEMLLSAAVLGVDGAIGSTFNVNGQRAREIYELANKGEITKAREIQHETNDFITELLNNGLYQTLKEILKEKGVDAGYCRQPMKELTEEKVEVAKTMAAKYF